Proteins from a genomic interval of Capsicum annuum cultivar UCD-10X-F1 chromosome 4, UCD10Xv1.1, whole genome shotgun sequence:
- the LOC124897767 gene encoding uncharacterized mitochondrial protein AtMg00810-like, which translates to KNAFLNGDLHEEVYMTPPPGIDHQPGEVCRLRKALYGLKQAPRAWFEKFSTVITSLGFVPSNHDSALFVRCTSAGRILLSLYVDDMIITGDDHSGIELLKHDLAHRFAMKDLGLLRYFLGIEVAQSKKGYLLSQTKYISDLFTRALLSDNRTVDTPLETNARYSPSDGVPLSDPSLYRTIVGSLVYLTVTRPDIAHAVHVVSQFVTAPTSVHWGAVLRILRYLRGTQFQNLLFPSTSSLELRAYSDADWDGDRNDRKSTTGFCVFLGDSLISWKSKKQDVVSRSSTEAEYRAMAVTTCEIIWLRWLLADMGVHISMPTPLHCDNKSAVQIAKNSVFHERTKHI; encoded by the coding sequence aagaatgcttttctgaatggtgatctccacgaggaagtttatatgactcctcccccaggtattgaccaccagccaggtgaagtttgtcggcttcgaaaagctttatacggtctcaaacaagcccctcgtgcttggtttgagaaattctccactgttattacttcccttggatttgtcccgagtaaccatgattcagcattgtttgttagatgtacaagtgcagggcgaattctattgtccttatatgtagatgatatgattattactggtgatgatcatagtggtattgagttattgaagcatgatttggctcatcgatttgcaatgaaggacttgggcttgctgcgttattttctgggtattgaggtggctcagtctaagaaagggtatcttctttctcagactaagtatatatctgacttgtttacacgggcgcttctttctgacaacaggactgtagatactccccttgaaaccaatgcacgttactctcctagtgatggtgttccattatcagatccgagtctttatcggactattgtgggtagtttggtttatcttacggttactcgtccagatatagcacatgcagttcatgttgttagccagtttgttactgctcctacttctgttcactggggagctgtacttcgtattctaaggtatcttcgtggcactcagtttcagaatctcttgtttccctcgacgtcatctctcgagttgcgagcctatagtgatgctgattgggatggagatcgcaatgatcgtaaatccaccactggtttttgtgtgtttcttggagactctttaatctcgtggaagagcaagaaacaagatgttgtctctagatcttccacggaggctgagtatcgtgctatggctgtgactacatgtgagattatttggttacgttggcttcttgcagatatgggggttcacatttctatgcctactcccctgcattgtgataacaaaagtgcggtacaaattgcaaagaa